CCAACAGCACCCGAATCCGCCGCACCACCGGGAGGTCCTCCTCGCGGTACACCCGATATCCGCTCGGCCGCCGCCGCGGCGCCAGCAGACCCTGCTCCTCGTAATACCGCAGCGCCCGCACACTGACCCCGGCGCGCCGCGCGAACTCCCCGATCCTCACCGACACTCCAGGCTTGACTCTCACGTCGACGTGAACGTTTAGCTTAGCCGGCATGACCTCCGTGACAGTCCTCGGACTCGGCCCCATGGGACGCGCCCTGGCCACCGCCCTCACCACCGCGGGCCACGACACCACCGTGTGGAACCGCACCCCAGGCAAGGCGACGGGCCTGGCCGTCACCGTCGCCGACACCGCCGCCGAGGCGAGCGCGGCCAGCCCCCTGGTCCTGGTCTGCGTGCGAGACCAGTCGGCCGCCGAGGCGATCCTGGACGCCGACGCACTCCGAGGTCGCACCCTGGTCAACTTCACCGGCAACTCGCCGCGCCAGGCCCGAGCCCTCGCCTCCTGGGCCCGCGACCACGACGTCACCTGCCTCGACGGCGTGATCATCGCGACCCCCGACATCATCGGCACCCCCGCGGCCACCCTCTACTACAGCGGCCCGCACCACGCCTACCAGGCCCACCGGCCCGTCCTCGCCGCCCTCGGCGAGAACGCCGACCACGTCGGCACCGACCCCGGCCGCGCCGCCGCGCTGGACACCTCGCTGCAAGACCTCCTCTGGACGGCCCTCAGCGGCGTCGTCCACGCCTTCACCCTGGCCGCCGCCGAGGACATCGCCCCCGACGAGTTCGCCGCCCGCGCCAAGAACCTGATCGGGATCCTCCCCGACATGATCGACCAGATCGCCGAACAGCTCGACACCGGTCACTTCCCCGGCGACGACACCACGATGGACTCCGTCGGGGCGGTCATGGACCACATCCTCGACACCGTCCGCTTCCACGACCTGGACAACGGCGTGCTCAGCGCCGCCCGCGCCGACGTACGACGCGCCGTCGACGCCGGCCACGGCACGGCGGGCTACGCCCGACTCGCCGCCCGCTAGACCCGCGCGCCTGCCGCGTCCGCGACCGCGACCGACAGCACATCCGACCGGGCCGACGGGGGGAGGATGACGGTGTGCGCCGCGGTCGTCGACGGGCAGGAGTTCCGCCGGATCGCCGTCGCGGGCCGACAGGGCCGTCGATCCACTGGACCGTCTCCGGTTGTCGCGGTCAGGCCGGCTGTTTGAGGGACCCGGCGTGCACCGTCCAGTTGGAGCCGACGGCGTTGGGCAGGGTCGGCGAGGCCAGCATCACGATGACACGGGCGATCTCGGCGGGCTCGATGAGGCTCCCGGTGATCATCCCGTTCTCTCGGACGAGGTTCTCCACGATGGTGGCGCGGTCGGCGCCGAGGGCGGCGGCGACCTTCCCGGCGACGCCGTCCTCACCGGTCAGCAGGCGCGTGCGGGTCCCACCGGGTGTGACGACGTTGACGCGTATCCCGGCGGCGGCGACCTTCTCCGCCAGGCCGCGGGAGAAGGCGTTGAGCGCGGCCTTGGCCGCCGAATAGGACAGCGGGGCGCTGTGGGGTCGCAACGACGACTCCGATCCGACGTTCACGACCGCGCCCCGTGATTCGGTCAGGGCCGGCATGGCGGCGCGAATGGCACGCACTGGGGCGTAGAGGTTCAGGTCCAGCAATCGGGACCAGACCTCGTCCTCCCCGCCGAAGGGGTCCAGGACCGCTTCGGCGGGGAGCTCGCCTCCGCCTGCGTTGTTGACCAGGACGTCCAGCCGGGGGTCCGCGGCCAGCGCCTCTTCGATCATGCGTCGGGGGCCCTCCGGTGTGGCGAGGTCCGCAGCGAGGAACGTGGCGCCGGTGGCGTCGAGTTCGGGCGAGCCGTTGCGCGACACGGCGGTCACCGCGGCCCCTTCCGCGAGGAACGCCTGGACCGCGGCCAGGCCGATGCCTCGGCTCGCGCCGGTCACCAGGACACGCCTGCCGGATAGCTGAAGATCCATATCGTCGCGCTCCGTTCCTCGGTGGGTTCGTCCACCCGATGGCAGCATCTACGTCTCAGTTGTCAGAATAACTGATACAACGATGCGACAGTTGAAGTGAATTTGTTGTCGTCGACGTGTCAGATACACTCAGCGCGGAAGGGGGAGCATGACGGCGAACAACGCGGCGCGGCGAGTGCGCGCCGACGCACGACTGAGCATCGAACGCATCCTGACCGCCGCGCAGCAGGTCTTCAGCGTCGACCCGAGCGCCTCGCTCACGGAGGTCGCGAACCAGGCCGGTGTCACCAGGGCGACCGTGCACCGCCACTTCCCCTCTCGCCAGACCCTGCTAGACGCCCTCGTGCGCGACCTGAACACCCGATACCTCGACGCGTTCGAACAGGCACGGGTGGAGAGCACGCCGCCCCTGATCGCGCTCTACCGACTGACGGAGGCGGCCTTCGAACTCAAGACGAGCCACCCGTTCACCATCACGCTGACCCCGACGACGCGGAGTCCCGGCTCCCCGGCCTCCGACCCGCGTATCCAGGAGAAACTGGACACCCTGTTCGCTCGCCTGCACGCCTCCGGCGACATCACGGCGGACGACCCCACCTGGTGCCGCAAGGTCTACCTCGCGCTCTTCGCCGAGGTGTACGACCTGCCCGCCGACGCCCCCACACTGCGCACGGCAGTCACCGCCGACGCCTCGACCCTCGACGCCCGGGTCGGACTCACACTCACGACACTGCTGGGGGCACTCGGCGGATCGCCCCCCGGGCGCTGAGACGTCCGCCCCGCCCGAGGGGCGCTGGAGACCGGCGTACCGCCGACGCAAGCGTCAGCGCCTCACCCGTCGCCTCCAGAGACGTCCGAGACCGTGTGCCCGCCCACCCCGAGGAAGGAGCCCGGAACGGCGCCGCCCGTCAGACACGGGACCCCGACACCGCCACCGCCGGAGACACCCCGCGGACCGAATCCCACGGTCGAACCTCGCCCCCCGACACCTCCACCGCCGACGGCCTCACCGCCTCACCGCTTCACCGACCCGCGGCCGCGGCCGCCGGAAGATCACCATCCGAGCCACCGCGACGAACCGACCACCCAGGCCCGTCGCCCGTGGTCGGCTCAGCGCGACACGTCCCCCGGCAACAGCACCCCCCGCTGCACCGGCATCTCCACCGGACCCGCATACGCGGGCGCCGCCGCCCACACCCGCACCTGAGCCGCCGCCCGACGCGCCGCCTCGTCAGCGGTGATCTGCGAGAACAACCGATACGCCTGGGCGATCGCCCGCGCACCCACCCCCGGCGTCGAATCCCCGACCAACGCCAACCCGGTACCCCACCGAGGACAGAACGCCACGAACGCCGTGCACCCGCGAGTGGCGCCACTGTGCAGGAACACCGTGTCCCCCGACGCCGTCACCCGCCGCGTCCAGTCCAGACAGAACTCGTCACCCCCACGCCGCCGCCCCCACGCCTCATGCGTCCGCCACAACGCCGCCTCCAACGCCGTGCGATGGGGCCGCAGATGCGCGTCGAGATACCGCAGCAGATCCCCCGGCGTGGCCCGCAACACCCCCGCCGCCGCCAACACCCCCATCCGCCACGGCGGCACCCGCCCGCCCCGCCGATGCCCCACCGCGCTGAGCAGCTCCGGCCGATCCCGCTCATCGACACACGTCTGCTCCAACCCCAACGGCAGACACACCCGCTCGACCACCAGCCGTCGATAGTCCTGCCGCACCGCCCGCCCCAGCAACACGCCGAGCAGACCCACCCCCAGATTCGAATATCGACAGGTCACCCCCGGCGTACCGCGCGGCGACATCCGACACAACGCGGCATGCAGATCCGCCAACCCGTACCCCGCATACGGATTGCTGTTCCACGCCGACGCCGCCCGCCTATACAGGTTCCTCGGCAACCGAGGCAGCCCCGAGGTGTGCGACGCCAGCTGGCCCAGCGTGATCGCCGCCGTCGCAGGCCGCAGTCGACCCGCATCGGGCAGATAAGCACTGATCGGGTCGTCGAAGCCCACCTCGCCGCGCTCCACCATGTCGGCGAACAACAGCCCGGTGAACGTCTTGGTCACCGAACCCACCTCGAACAGCGTCCGCGCGTCCACCGGCGGACGACCGTCCCGATCCAACACCCCATGACACACCACCGACCGCCGCCCCCGGACCACCGCGCCCACCACCAGCGCCCCACCCCGAAACGACCGCCGCAACCCCGGCAGACCCGCCGCCAACCGCTCCGCAGGACGAGGAGTCATCGCACACCCGCCCGCGCCGAGACCGCCGTCAACTCCGCCATCCCCCGCGACACCAACAACGTCCCGGCGATCGCCGCCACCACCGTCGGGTGATAGAAGTTCCGAAACGCCTCCGACGTCCGCCTCGGCGCAGGCACCGGACCATACGGAAGCAACCCGTCCGCACGCTGCGCCCCCGCCAACGCCACCCACGCCCCCACCGGATGACTCGGCGCCTCCAGACACAGATCCACCATCAACAGCTCACCGACCAGATCCCACTGCTCGGCCTCCCGATACACCTCTATCCACGCGGGCAGCCACCGATGCAGGTAGTTCTGCAACGGACTCGGCAGCTCCTCCGGACGCGCACCCCAGTCCGTCAGATGAAACACCGTGTGCGTCACCGCATACGCCGTCAAGAAGTCCACCGTCCACGGCTCCGACCGGCCCCCCAACCACGTCCGAGCCGTCAACTCCCGCCGATCCAACGTCTCCGGCAGACCGATCACCCGCTGCGCCGCCGCCACCGCCAACAACCGATTCGGCAACTGCTCGATCACCTGCGTCGACCGCAGCCCCGCCAGATGAGCCGACAACTCGTCCAACTCCGGATGACGCAGACCCGCCCACACGAACGGCGCGTACGTCTCCATCGGATACGTCTCGGCGACACTGCGACGCTGCAACTCCAACAACACCCGACCACACCCGAACTCACGCCACGCGAAGTCGACCAGCTCCGGCGCGATCTGCGCCTCCCGACTGCCCGTCACCGACTCCCGCACCGCCAACGACCCCGCCAACGCCAACTCACACAGCGGCTTCACCGACTCGCCCACATCGATGTCGGCGACCGGACCCGGCGGCATCCGAAAATACGGACAGGCCTCGCTCAACCAGCCGAAGGCGGCACCGGCGACCCGATGACCCAGCGCCACCAACTCCGTGTTCATCTCCGGCACCCCTCCAGCATTCGACCCGCCACCACCACGTCCAGCGCCACCCGAGGATCACCCGCCGCCACCAACTCCAGATGACGCAGCAACGCGGCCAGCGACAACTCCGATCGCACTCCGTCACCCGCGGCCAACCACCGCGCCAACCGAGCCGCCGTCCGATGATCACGGCGCAGCATCGCCCGCGTCACACCCCGCTCCAGATCCGCCGAGAACCGACGCGCGTCCGCGTGCAGCGGGCAGTACACCCCCGGCAACGCCAACGTCGACAGTCGCGCCATCACCGCACACCACGACACCCACCCGGGCTGCCGCCCGAACCCGGCCCCCACCTCCACCGGCCAGACCGTCTCCACCCCGGCCACCCCCAACGAGGTCAACGCCCTGGCCGTCAGCCAGTCCCGCACCTTCGGGATCGCAGGCAGCTCACGGTCCAGGCTCAACACCGGGAACATCCGGACACTGGCCAGCACCAACTCCACATCCGCACGGCTCGGCCGCCGCCCGCCCAGCAGATGCGGCGCCATCGCGTCCATCCCCAGCACCCGGATCGCCGCCAACCCGCCACTGTCGTCCGGCGAATCGACCACCTCGCTGAGCGCGAACACGTCGTCCGTGCCCCGAAGGGCACGGACGACGCTCTCAGCCAGCGCGTCCGTCAACGCCGCCAGTCGCATCCGGGGTGACGGCTCCATCCCAAGCTGAGACACCGTGGCTTCCTCTCCTCGCCCAGCCCGCGCTCACCCGCGCGGCGCGGGCGGCTCCTTCGGCTCCCCATGCGACAGGAGAAGCCCCAGCAGCAGCGCGCCGCCTGCCTTCGGCTCGAAAAGCGGGGGATCGGCAACCGGCAGCTCCGGCTCCTCCATCAGCTCCGTCACCGCCCGAATCTCTTCGGCACTGGGGGCGACCGGTGTCCTGGTGGTGTCGAACGTCCGCATCGTTCCTCCTCAAGAATTCCCCGACCCACAGGTTTTGTGGATGACGCCACGGTAGACATCCGACTGAGATCAAAGAAAGCGCCGGAGAACGAGGTGCACGGAATTGATGAATGTCATCTAGCGCAATCATCACCCCAGGTCAGAGGCTGCGAACGCGGTCGAGATCGCCATGTGTCGAGCACCTTCCGGCAAATCCGCTGGTCACACGGAACAAGACCTCGGACGACCGTCGACGCCTACCAGACGCCGAAGATTCACACCGCGCATTCCACTGATCGAGAACGCTGAGAGCCGCCGACCGGCGAATACGACTCCCCGTGGTCAGATTGCCCGCAAAGCAATCGCCATACCACCCGAAAGAATGAGATTACGCCGGCAGCAAGACGCACACGGTCGCCGACGACCCCGGTGCTGGATCATGACACCGTGACCGACCGCCCCGCCACGCTGCCCGACGACCGCCTCCCCGCCACCGTCCAGGCCGCCCTCCGACACCGCACCGACCGCAGCGTCCTGGTCGACCACCGCGCACTCGCCACCGTCCGAGCCCGCTTCGACACCGAACAGGCCGACTCCCTCACCCGCTACCTCGAAGCCTCCCAATCCCCCAACACCCTCCGCGCCTACCGCACCGACTGGGTCGCCTGGGCCGCCTGGTGCACCCGCGAGAACCGACAGGCACTCCCCGCCGACCCCGTCGACCTCGCCGTCTACCTCGCCCTCGCCGCCGACACCCGCCGCGACGGCGACCCGCCCCGCTGGGCCTACAGCCCCGCCACCCTGGACCGCAAGGCAGCCGCCATCGCCGCCGTCCACGCCGCCAACGGCCTGCCCTCCCCCACCCGCGCCGACGTCGTCCGACTCACCCTCCGCGGCATCCGCCGCACCCGCCGCGCCAGACCCGCCCGCAAACGCCCCGTACTCCTGCACACCCTCGAAGCCCTCCTCGCCGAACGACCACCCGCCACCTGGCCCGGCGGCATCACCCGCCGCCGCGACACCCTCCTGCTCCTCGTCGGCTTCGCAGGCGCCCTCCGCCGCAGCGAACTCGCCGCCCTCACCTTCGCCGACATCACCACCGAGACCGACCCCGCCACCGGCGAACCCCTCCTCATCGCCCACCTCGGCGTCACCAAGACCGACACCTCCGCCACCGCGCACCAACAGGTCGTCCTCCCCCGAGGAGCCCGCCCCCACACCTGCCCCGTCTGCGCCTACGCCGACTGGACCGAACTCGTCGAGACCCGACGACGCGGCGGCCAGGACGCCGTCCGCACCCTTCTCGACGACCCCGGCCCCGACGACCGCGTCCACCGCTGCCACCGCTTCACCCCCGCCACCGCCCTCACCGAACTCGCCACCCCGCTGCTGCCCGCCGTCAACCGCCATGGCGGAATCGCCGACCGCCCCCTGTCCGGCCGCGCCGTCGCCGAGATCGTCAAACGCTACGCACTCCGCGCGGGACTGGACCCCGACCTCTTCGGCGGACACTCACTCCGCGCGGGCTTCGCCACCCAGGCCGCACTCGGCGGCGCAGGCGACCGCGAGATCATGCGCCAGGGACGCTGGTCCAACCCACGCACCGTCCACCGCTACATCCGCGTCGCCAACCCCCTCGACGACAACGCCGTCACCCGCCTCGGCCTCTGACCCCACCCGCCAGAAACCCGGCCCCAGGCCACCCGACCGAACACGAACGTCACGACACTCGCAAGCACCACACCGACCCCGACGCGGCCGTCGTCGAACGGCACGACCCGCACACCGGGTCCAGGCCGAACGCCGATCCACCCCGCTCCGTCAGCAGTGAGCTCACGAGTCCGCCGACCCGACAGCACACGGGACGACCCACCACGGCCTGCCGCCCGCCTCACCCCGCACCCTGCACCGCCACACCGCGAAACGTCGCCCGATACGCCGTCGGCGAGACCCCCACCGCAGCCTGTAGATGCTGCCGCAACGACGTCGCCGTCCCGAACCCCGACGCCGAGGCCACCTGATCCACCGGCAGATCCGTCTCCTCCAACAGCCGCCGCGCCGACTCCACCCGCTGCCGCGTCAACCACTGCAACGGCGAGATCCCCACCTCCTCCCGAAACCGCCGAGTGAAGGTCCGCACGCTCATCGACCCTTGCTCCGCCAACTCCCGCAACGTCAACGGCGAATCCAGCCGTTCCAACGCCCACACCCGAGCGGGCCCCGTCGACGAGGACTGCGACCGAGGCACCGGCCTGCGGATGAACTGAGCCTGTCCGCCCTCCCGATGCGGCGACACCACCGTCGCCCTGGCGACCTCGTTGGCCACCCCCGCACCATGATCACACCGGATCATGTGCAGACACAGATCGATCCCCGACGCCACCCCCGCCGCCGTCAACACACCGTCGTCATCGGTGTACAGCACGTTCGGATCCAGCTCCACCGCCGGAAACATCTCCCGGAACAGATCACACGATCGCCAGTGCGTCGTCGCCCGCCGCCCGTCCAGCAGACCCGCCGCCGCCAGGACGAACGACCCCGTACAGATCGAGGCGATGCGCGTCCCCGGCCGGATGCTCGCCAACGCCGCGGCGAGCGGAGCGCCGATCCGACCCGCCTCGTCGGGCCCGTAATCCTCGTCCGAGGCGGGCACGATCACCGTGTCCGCCTCCGCCAGCACCGACGAGTCCTGCGGGACGGCGATGGTGAAGTCGGCGTCGGTCCGCAGCTCCCCCGGCGTGACAGCGCAGGTCACGACGTCGTACAGCCGCTCCCCCTCGGCCGAGACCGCCTGCCCGAACAGACGGTGGACGATCCCCAGCTCCATCGTCAACAACCCGGGACGCACCAGTACGGCGACCAGATGCCTGCGGGGGCGAACCGATGTCTCCATGGCCCGATCCTTTCACATGATGGCTATCAGGCCACTCGTCTCGACAGCCCGACGGCGGCAGAGTCACCGGAAGTCGCCCCTTCGGCCATCACCCAGGCCCGTACACCGAACGCGACACCACTCGACGACAGGAGACGAACCCATGAAGGTTCTGTGGATCTTCGCCCACCCCGAGCCCCGCTCCCTCAACGGCGCCCTCCGCGATGAGGGAATCCGCACGCTCACCGAACTCGGCCATGACCACCGCCAGTCCGACCTCTACGCCATGAACTGGAACCCCGTGGTGACCGGCGCCGACTTCGCCCACGAGCCCGCCGACCGGCTCGTCGTCGGCTCCGCGTCCCGGCAAGCCCTCGAGAACCAGACCCTGAGCCCCGACATCCGCCTCGAACAGGAGAAGATCGACTGGGCGGACGCCGTCATCGTCCACTTCCCGCTCTGGTGGTACGGCATGCCCGCCATCCTCAAGGGCTGGTTCGACCGGGTCTTCGTCAAGGGCTTCGGCTACGGCGTCAGCTCACCCGGACCCGATCGCCGCACCCTCCGATACGGCGAGGGCAGGCTGGCGGGCAAGCGGGCGATGCTCATCACCAGCGCGGGCTCCGGCGAACCGGCGCTCGGCCCACGAGGCGTCAACGGCGACATCGGGGAACTGCTGTTCCCGATCCAGCACGGCACACTCTGGTACGCGGGCCTCTCGGTGCTGCCGCCCCTGGTGGTCTACGGCGCCGACCGCTTCTCGGAGACGGCGTACGACAACGCCAGGACCGACTTGCGGGAACGCCTCCGCACCCTGCCCACTGCCGCGCCGATTCCCTTCCGCAGGCAGAACCACGGCGACTACGAGGACCTGGTGCTTCGCCCCGAGCTCGCCCCGGGCCGCAGCGGACTGAGGATCCACCAGACGAACTGACCCCGATCGACCGCGATCAAGCGAGCGGACCCATCGCAGTCGCCGGGACCCTCTTGCCGTCGTTGATGCTGTTGGTTCTCGCGTGGTTCGGTATTGAATTTATCCGACACTGAAGCGATAGGCATATTAGATGGAGATATGGCGGGACAGCGGCCGAGAATCAGCGGCCTGCTCGACCCGGGCGAGCAGGCCGCGGTGCCCGTCCCAGCCGTGTCGACGGACCGGGTACGCCGATCTCATCGGCCCCGGGATCCGAGGTGACGCCTCCGGAGGGCGGTCGAGGGCCGTCCGCCGCCGCGCTCTCGTCGACAACGACGCGAGGCGACACGGTGCACAGAGATCCACGAGCCACGCCGACGAGCGATGGTCGTCGGCGTGGCGTCCTCTCATGACGAGCGCCCCGTCCGGAGCACGGACGGGGGAACCGATGACTGTGGTCGGTCGATGACCGGTCGGATGTCCTGCCCGCTACCCCGCGAGCGTCACTCGGGCTGTTCGGCCAACTCGACGATGATCCCCTCGGGGCCGCGGACATAGCAGAGCCGGTAGCCGTCCTCGTACTGCTCCACCGCGCCGACGAGTTCGACCCCATGTGATCGCAGTCGTCCCAGAAGCTCCTCGATACCGCCCACCACGAAGGTGAGATGCCGGAGGCCCGGAGCATTCGGCGGTGCGTGCCGAGCGCCCGCCGGACTCGCCGGCGCCCGGAACCGCGACAGCTCCACCCGCCCATGACCATCCGGGGTACGCAGCATCGCCAGATCCGCCCGCACCCCCGGCAGTCCCACCACACGGTCGACCCATCGGCCCTCGACCTGAGTTTCGCCTTCCATGACGAGGCCGAGTTCGACGAAGAACGCGACGGCCGCCGCAAGATCCTCGACCACGATCCCGACGTGATCCATGCGCTGGATCGTCATGCTGATCCTCCTCCGTCTGTCCGGTGTCCGGTGTCCGCCCACGCGAGGAACGTGGACGCAGCACCGCCCCGCCATCGTCGCCGGAGAACGACCAGGCAGGCGGCGGCCGCACCGGTGTCTCCCCCGTCCGGGACGCCCCGTCACCGAATGCGCTCTCATTCCCTCGACGCCCACGCGAGGGTCAGCCGTCGAGCGAAGACCTTCCCGCCCGATGGCACCCGACACGGGCCGTTCGACCTCGCCGCATCGCCTCCTCCTCCCCCCGCGAGATGGAGGTCGCCGCGGCGAGGAGCAGTCCTTCGACGCCCACCGGCCGCCCCACACCTCGACCGCGCGCCCGCGAACCGCCGAGTCGATCGCACCAGGAGCCGGAACACGGCGCCACGCCGGTCTCCCGGCGGTCGCCGTCCACGCGCGAGTCGATCCGCCGGTGCGCCGAGCACACCGGGACCATCACGAAAGGCGACCTCCCCGACCCGCACTCACACGATAGTGTGTATCACACTGTATTGTGTCGAGCGTGAGCTCAGGAGAACCGATTTCCGGGCAGGCGCAGGAACTCCGACGGGGCACCGTCGTCCTGGCCTGTCTGGCGCTGCTCGACGAGCCGCAGTACGGCTACGCCCTCTTGGAGACACTCGCCGAGGCAGGCATCCCCGTCGACGGCAACACCCTCTACCCGTTGCTGCGCAGGCTGGAGAAGCAGGGACTGCTCACCAGCGAGTGGAACACCGACGAGTCCCGGCCGCGAAAGTTCTACCGAGTGAGCGGCGCCGGTGCCGAGGCCCGCGCGGTGCTGGTCCGCGAGTGGCAGGACCTGGTCGCCTCGATGTCACGACTGATCAAGGAGTAATTCATGAGCACCACCGCGTTGACCGACCGCTACGTGCACGAAGTCGTCCGGCGGCTCCCGACCGGCCAGCGTTCCGACGTCGCCGCGGAACTCCGCGCCACGATCGCCGACACCGTCGAGGCCCGCTACCCCCGCACCGAGGACGGCGAGCGTGCCGTGCTGGCCGAGATGGGCGACCCGATACGACTGGCCGCGCGTTACGCGGACCGGCCGGTGGCGCTGATCGGCGGTGAGCTCTATCCGACCTATCTGCGGCTGCTGGCGGTACTGCTCTCCAC
This genomic stretch from Actinoalloteichus hoggarensis harbors:
- a CDS encoding DUF6895 family protein; this encodes MNTELVALGHRVAGAAFGWLSEACPYFRMPPGPVADIDVGESVKPLCELALAGSLAVRESVTGSREAQIAPELVDFAWREFGCGRVLLELQRRSVAETYPMETYAPFVWAGLRHPELDELSAHLAGLRSTQVIEQLPNRLLAVAAAQRVIGLPETLDRRELTARTWLGGRSEPWTVDFLTAYAVTHTVFHLTDWGARPEELPSPLQNYLHRWLPAWIEVYREAEQWDLVGELLMVDLCLEAPSHPVGAWVALAGAQRADGLLPYGPVPAPRRTSEAFRNFYHPTVVAAIAGTLLVSRGMAELTAVSARAGVR
- a CDS encoding NAD(P)H-dependent oxidoreductase, whose translation is MKVLWIFAHPEPRSLNGALRDEGIRTLTELGHDHRQSDLYAMNWNPVVTGADFAHEPADRLVVGSASRQALENQTLSPDIRLEQEKIDWADAVIVHFPLWWYGMPAILKGWFDRVFVKGFGYGVSSPGPDRRTLRYGEGRLAGKRAMLITSAGSGEPALGPRGVNGDIGELLFPIQHGTLWYAGLSVLPPLVVYGADRFSETAYDNARTDLRERLRTLPTAAPIPFRRQNHGDYEDLVLRPELAPGRSGLRIHQTN
- a CDS encoding serine hydrolase domain-containing protein; translated protein: MTPRPAERLAAGLPGLRRSFRGGALVVGAVVRGRRSVVCHGVLDRDGRPPVDARTLFEVGSVTKTFTGLLFADMVERGEVGFDDPISAYLPDAGRLRPATAAITLGQLASHTSGLPRLPRNLYRRAASAWNSNPYAGYGLADLHAALCRMSPRGTPGVTCRYSNLGVGLLGVLLGRAVRQDYRRLVVERVCLPLGLEQTCVDERDRPELLSAVGHRRGGRVPPWRMGVLAAAGVLRATPGDLLRYLDAHLRPHRTALEAALWRTHEAWGRRRGGDEFCLDWTRRVTASGDTVFLHSGATRGCTAFVAFCPRWGTGLALVGDSTPGVGARAIAQAYRLFSQITADEAARRAAAQVRVWAAAPAYAGPVEMPVQRGVLLPGDVSR
- a CDS encoding SDR family NAD(P)-dependent oxidoreductase; this translates as MDLQLSGRRVLVTGASRGIGLAAVQAFLAEGAAVTAVSRNGSPELDATGATFLAADLATPEGPRRMIEEALAADPRLDVLVNNAGGGELPAEAVLDPFGGEDEVWSRLLDLNLYAPVRAIRAAMPALTESRGAVVNVGSESSLRPHSAPLSYSAAKAALNAFSRGLAEKVAAAGIRVNVVTPGGTRTRLLTGEDGVAGKVAAALGADRATIVENLVRENGMITGSLIEPAEIARVIVMLASPTLPNAVGSNWTVHAGSLKQPA
- a CDS encoding NAD(P)-dependent oxidoreductase encodes the protein MTSVTVLGLGPMGRALATALTTAGHDTTVWNRTPGKATGLAVTVADTAAEASAASPLVLVCVRDQSAAEAILDADALRGRTLVNFTGNSPRQARALASWARDHDVTCLDGVIIATPDIIGTPAATLYYSGPHHAYQAHRPVLAALGENADHVGTDPGRAAALDTSLQDLLWTALSGVVHAFTLAAAEDIAPDEFAARAKNLIGILPDMIDQIAEQLDTGHFPGDDTTMDSVGAVMDHILDTVRFHDLDNGVLSAARADVRRAVDAGHGTAGYARLAAR
- a CDS encoding VOC family protein → MTIQRMDHVGIVVEDLAAAVAFFVELGLVMEGETQVEGRWVDRVVGLPGVRADLAMLRTPDGHGRVELSRFRAPASPAGARHAPPNAPGLRHLTFVVGGIEELLGRLRSHGVELVGAVEQYEDGYRLCYVRGPEGIIVELAEQPE
- a CDS encoding PadR family transcriptional regulator codes for the protein MSSGEPISGQAQELRRGTVVLACLALLDEPQYGYALLETLAEAGIPVDGNTLYPLLRRLEKQGLLTSEWNTDESRPRKFYRVSGAGAEARAVLVREWQDLVASMSRLIKE
- a CDS encoding site-specific integrase, which encodes MTDRPATLPDDRLPATVQAALRHRTDRSVLVDHRALATVRARFDTEQADSLTRYLEASQSPNTLRAYRTDWVAWAAWCTRENRQALPADPVDLAVYLALAADTRRDGDPPRWAYSPATLDRKAAAIAAVHAANGLPSPTRADVVRLTLRGIRRTRRARPARKRPVLLHTLEALLAERPPATWPGGITRRRDTLLLLVGFAGALRRSELAALTFADITTETDPATGEPLLIAHLGVTKTDTSATAHQQVVLPRGARPHTCPVCAYADWTELVETRRRGGQDAVRTLLDDPGPDDRVHRCHRFTPATALTELATPLLPAVNRHGGIADRPLSGRAVAEIVKRYALRAGLDPDLFGGHSLRAGFATQAALGGAGDREIMRQGRWSNPRTVHRYIRVANPLDDNAVTRLGL
- a CDS encoding GlxA family transcriptional regulator — translated: METSVRPRRHLVAVLVRPGLLTMELGIVHRLFGQAVSAEGERLYDVVTCAVTPGELRTDADFTIAVPQDSSVLAEADTVIVPASDEDYGPDEAGRIGAPLAAALASIRPGTRIASICTGSFVLAAAGLLDGRRATTHWRSCDLFREMFPAVELDPNVLYTDDDGVLTAAGVASGIDLCLHMIRCDHGAGVANEVARATVVSPHREGGQAQFIRRPVPRSQSSSTGPARVWALERLDSPLTLRELAEQGSMSVRTFTRRFREEVGISPLQWLTRQRVESARRLLEETDLPVDQVASASGFGTATSLRQHLQAAVGVSPTAYRATFRGVAVQGAG
- a CDS encoding TetR/AcrR family transcriptional regulator; this encodes MTANNAARRVRADARLSIERILTAAQQVFSVDPSASLTEVANQAGVTRATVHRHFPSRQTLLDALVRDLNTRYLDAFEQARVESTPPLIALYRLTEAAFELKTSHPFTITLTPTTRSPGSPASDPRIQEKLDTLFARLHASGDITADDPTWCRKVYLALFAEVYDLPADAPTLRTAVTADASTLDARVGLTLTTLLGALGGSPPGR